The genomic region CCCGCTCCCTCGTGGGGCTGCCATGGGCGACGACCTCGCGCGTCGCCAACGCCTGGATGTGGTCCTCGTGGGTGCGCGAACTCGCACGCGCACGCCAGGACCCCCGCATCGCGGCCCGCATCACCGAAGTCCGATTCGAGGACTTCCTCGCCGACCCTGAAGCGACCCTCACCGCCCTGTGCGCGGCGATCGGCATCCGCTTCGACCCCGGCATGCTCTCCCCCGAACGCACGGCGGCGGCCATGGTGTCGTCGGGCGAATGGTGGAAGGCGAAGAACGCCACCGCGATCGACCCGGAGCGTGCCTTCGCGTGGCGGCGCGACGCGGACGACCTCGACGAGGTCATCGCGACCATGTGCTTCGACGAGCTGCGCCCCCGCGGCTACGACACCGGGGACCACCCGAGGCGACGAATGCCACTCGCATCGTTCACGTTCCTCGACGCCGCCCTGCTCGAGGACACCCTCGTCCGCGCCGCGCTGGCGGGCGTCGCGATCGTTCCGACAGCCGACGACGACCCGGGGAAGTCGTGGCTGTGGTCGGAACGCGAGGCGCTGCGTGCGGGACGCCGCGGCACCGCCATCCGCATCGCCCGCGTCCGGCTGCGACGCACGCGCGCATTGCGGCCCACCCGCACGCTCAAGCGCGACCGGACGTTCGAGCGGTAGCGCCGAGCCTCAGGCCACGCCCAGCGCAGCCTCCTCGGTCACGCGAGCCGTGACCAGGATCGGCAGGTGATCGCTCAGACCCTGCGGGAGCGTCTTGACCTTGTCGATCGTGAAACCCGACGACGTCGCGAAGTCGTAGTGCCCCTTGAAGAAGCGATACCGGGTGTACGTGTGCGAATCGCTCAGCGACAGCTCGTACCCGTGACGGCGCACGTGCTGGCCCAGCCTCTCCTTGAAGACCGGATAGTTGTAGTCGCCGACCATCAGCGCCGGAAGGCCGTCGCCGAGGTGCTCGACCTCCTCGAGCGCCGTGCGGATCTGATGACGTCGCAGCGAGTTGAGGGCCGTCAGCGGCGCGGCGTGGAACGACGCGACGATGATGTCGCGGGCGGCGTCGATGTCGTGCAGGCGCACGCCCAGCATCCGCTCCTCAGCCGGCTTGAGGACGTAGTCGTGCAACGACTTCTTCAACGCGATCGCCCGCACGTCCACGGCGCGATAGGTGTTCTCGCGGTAGTAGACGGCCAGGCCCAGGCGGTTGCGCTGCGTCGCCTCAGCCAGGCGCAGCCCGTGGATGTTCGACGGGATGTCGGTCGAATCGCACTCCTGCAGACACAGCACGTCGACGTTATGTCGTTCGACGAGCATGTCCAGCTCCGTCGCGGCCCGATGCTTGCGCAGGTTGTACGAGATGACCTTCATTTCGATGCCAGCCTATGCCCGCCGGTGTTTCGGCGGTATGACTTTCGGCCGGTGCTGGGCGAGCGTCGAGGCGGCTCACATGAACCACCAGGAACCCTCGCCCGGCCGGCCCCGACACACCGTCACGACACCAGGCGCAGGGCGCGATACGGTGTCGAGGTGACTACCACCGAGGCGTCGGAGCGCCCGCCGCTGTGGCGCCGGATCGTCTCGAGCACGTGGTTCCACTTCGCCGCGGCCATCGTCCTCACGGGCCTCGTGCTGAGCTTCGTCGCCAAGCCCTTCTGGGTGCCGTCGTCGTCGATGGCCGACACCCTCGAGCCCGGCGACCGCGTACTGGTGAACCGGCTCGCCTACGTCGGCGCGCAGCCGGCGACCGGTGATGTCATCGTCTTCGACGCCGACGAAACGTGGGGCATCACGGGAGGCACGCCCGCCGACCCGGTCCGCGCCGTGCTGCGCTGGATCGGCGAGATCAGCGGGTTCGGGCCGACCGGCCCGCACACGCTCATCAAGCGGGTCATCGCCGGGCCCGGGCAGACCGTGGAATGCTGCGACGCCGACGGCAGCGTCGTCGTCGACGGCGAACCCCTCGACGAGACCTACCTCGGCAGCGACTTCCCGTTCGTGCCCGGCGAACTCGACTGCGAGTCCGACCCCGCGTCGCAGCGGTGTCTCCCCGAGGTCACGGTCGCCGACGGCTCGTACGTCGTCCTGGGCGACAACCGCACCAACTCCGCCGACTCGGCCCGCCTGTGCCGCGCGCCCGGCGCAGGCGACGACTGCTGGCGGTTCGCGCCCGGCGACGGCGTCGTCGGCAAGGCCGTCGTCATCCTGTGGCCGATCGGCCGGTGGAGCGGACTGTAGCCCCTACTCGCGATCCCGCCGCGCACGCGTCTGCTCGGCCCGCGACGCCAGCAGCTCATCAGCCGGGTAGCCCACCTCGGTGAGCGTCAGGCCGCGCGCGGCGAGCACCTTCACCTCGGGGATGCGCTCGAGGCCGTCTCGGATCCGCGCGAGATCACCGACCTCGAGGCGCCCCTCGCCCACGGCGACGCAGCCGCCGACGAGCGCGCGCACCATGCTGTGGCAGAACGCGTCGGCCTTGACGTTCGCCACGAGCACGCCGTCGCGATCGCGGTGCCAGTCGAACTCGAGCAGCGTGCGGATCGTCGTCGCCTCGGGCCGCGGCTTGCAGTAGGCGGCGAAATCGTGGAGCCCGATGAGGCTGCGCGCCGCGGCATCCATCCTCGACACGTCGAGCGTCGCCTTCACGGTCGTGGTGCGGTTGCGCTCGAGCGGGTCGTAGCCGGCCTCACGGTCGGCGATGCGGTACGCGTAGCGGCGCCACACCGCCGAGAACCGCGCGTCGAAGCCGGCGGGCGCGAGCCCCGTGCGCACGACGGCGACGTCGGAGTACTGGCCGAACACCCCCGTGATGCGGTTCGCGAGCGCGGCGGCCTGATCGACCGGCTCGCCCGATCCGCGTCGGCCGCGCGCGGACAGGAGCCGCGCCTGCTGGTCCTCGTCGAGGTCGAGATGGGCGACCTGGTCGGATGCGTGGACGCCGGCATCCGTGCGACCGGCGACCACGAGGCGCGGGTCGCCGCCCAGAACGCGCGCGACGGCATCCTCGATCGTGCCCTGCACCGTGCGCAGGCCGGGCTGGCGCGCCCAGCCGCGGAAGTGCGTGCCGTCGTAGGCGATGTCGAGCCGGATGCGCACGCCGTCAGCCTATCGGCGCCGGCTCGCGGCGCCTCAGCGCACCACGGCGGCCGAGCTCGGCAGCCGCATCAGCAGCTCCTCGCTCACCGACCCCAGCAGGAACCGCGCGATCGTGCCGCGACCGTGCGAGCCGACGACGGTCAGGTGGGCGTGCCAGGCCTGATCCACGACAGCCTCGCCCGGGTAGCCCTGCACGACACGACGCTCGACGACGAGGTCGGGGTAGGTCTGCGCGAGGCCCGCGAGCGAGATGCCGGATGCCTCGTCGGCCAGCGCCGCGAGCGAGCGCATGTACTCGGCCGGGTACAGGCCGGGGCTGCGCGGCACCTCCATCGGCGCCCACGTCGTCACCGCGATCAGCGGCTCGCCGAGACGGTCGGCTTCGGCCGCGGCGAAGGCGATCGCCTTCTCGCTGAGCTCCGACCCGTCGACGCCCACGACGACGCCGGAGCGCTCGCGGTCGTCGGGTTCGCGCACGACGACCACCGGGCAGTGGGCGGCGCCGACGATGCGGATGCCGTGCGGCCCGCGCACCGGCCCGTGGCCCTCGCCGCGGAAGTCGCTGCCGATCACGAGCATCGCGGCATCCTTCGACGCCTCGACGAGTCCGGCGACCGGGTTGCCGTGGCCCACGTGGATCGTCACGCTGTGCCCCTCGGCGACGAGAGCGTCGCGCTGCGCCTCGAGCGCCTCACGGGCATGGGCCTCGGCGGCCTCGACGAGCGACTTCTCCCCGACCGCGCCCACGGCGCCGCCGACGATCGAGATCAGCTCGATCGTGCGCTGCCGTCCCTGCGCGTGCGATGCCGCCCACGCGAGCACGTGCGGACGCGGGGCGCCCGGGAGGACTCCGACCAGGACCTTGTCGCTCATGTCGACCTTTCTCTCGGT from Microbacter sp. GSS18 harbors:
- a CDS encoding sulfotransferase; the protein is MTDTPPVFVVGAPRSGTTLVAAAIAAHPDMRSGPESHFFNNLAAADREAAVADPEWPTEAARLLESLTRDDERVIDMFGVTPDQVAAYLRTRRPSQAAMLAALFEAAAEPSATQPGATQPGTTGPGATQPGTTQPGATQPGTTGPGATQPGTTRPGATEPGAAGPGTAGRWVEKTPNHIWRLAEIVEQFPDAPIIHVVRDPRDVARSLVGLPWATTSRVANAWMWSSWVRELARARQDPRIAARITEVRFEDFLADPEATLTALCAAIGIRFDPGMLSPERTAAAMVSSGEWWKAKNATAIDPERAFAWRRDADDLDEVIATMCFDELRPRGYDTGDHPRRRMPLASFTFLDAALLEDTLVRAALAGVAIVPTADDDPGKSWLWSEREALRAGRRGTAIRIARVRLRRTRALRPTRTLKRDRTFER
- the lepB gene encoding signal peptidase I is translated as MTTTEASERPPLWRRIVSSTWFHFAAAIVLTGLVLSFVAKPFWVPSSSMADTLEPGDRVLVNRLAYVGAQPATGDVIVFDADETWGITGGTPADPVRAVLRWIGEISGFGPTGPHTLIKRVIAGPGQTVECCDADGSVVVDGEPLDETYLGSDFPFVPGELDCESDPASQRCLPEVTVADGSYVVLGDNRTNSADSARLCRAPGAGDDCWRFAPGDGVVGKAVVILWPIGRWSGL
- a CDS encoding tRNA pseudouridine synthase A, which gives rise to MRIRLDIAYDGTHFRGWARQPGLRTVQGTIEDAVARVLGGDPRLVVAGRTDAGVHASDQVAHLDLDEDQQARLLSARGRRGSGEPVDQAAALANRITGVFGQYSDVAVVRTGLAPAGFDARFSAVWRRYAYRIADREAGYDPLERNRTTTVKATLDVSRMDAAARSLIGLHDFAAYCKPRPEATTIRTLLEFDWHRDRDGVLVANVKADAFCHSMVRALVGGCVAVGEGRLEVGDLARIRDGLERIPEVKVLAARGLTLTEVGYPADELLASRAEQTRARRDRE
- a CDS encoding universal stress protein, which produces MSDKVLVGVLPGAPRPHVLAWAASHAQGRQRTIELISIVGGAVGAVGEKSLVEAAEAHAREALEAQRDALVAEGHSVTIHVGHGNPVAGLVEASKDAAMLVIGSDFRGEGHGPVRGPHGIRIVGAAHCPVVVVREPDDRERSGVVVGVDGSELSEKAIAFAAAEADRLGEPLIAVTTWAPMEVPRSPGLYPAEYMRSLAALADEASGISLAGLAQTYPDLVVERRVVQGYPGEAVVDQAWHAHLTVVGSHGRGTIARFLLGSVSEELLMRLPSSAAVVR